A part of Blastopirellula marina genomic DNA contains:
- a CDS encoding methyltransferase domain-containing protein, with the protein MATPLDWQIIACPKCHSSLELHVETCSCTNEECHAQFPLKEGVPILVRGDNSVFDTESFMRKQETFFRSVPKWREWISSHIPDVSLNVNAERNAHQLLSLLKQREGTARLLVVGGGVVGAGLGEVLEDPNIEVVETDVSWGPQTQLICDAHDLPFQDEVFDAVVVQAVLEHVVDPVRCVNEIYRVMKSDGVVYADTPFIQQVHGRQYDFTRFTRLGHRRLFRHFEEIDSGISCGPGVALAWSLRYFLLSFFSSERMRGIVSFGSRISFFWLKYFDYYLARKKQALDAASAFFFLGKKSPLILSDRELLSDYQGGF; encoded by the coding sequence ATGGCCACGCCACTCGACTGGCAAATCATCGCCTGCCCTAAGTGTCATAGCAGCCTAGAGTTACACGTAGAGACGTGCAGTTGCACCAACGAAGAATGCCATGCTCAATTTCCATTGAAAGAGGGCGTGCCAATCCTGGTGCGAGGCGATAACAGCGTTTTCGATACCGAATCGTTCATGCGGAAGCAGGAAACTTTTTTCCGCTCGGTCCCGAAGTGGCGTGAGTGGATCAGCAGCCACATTCCCGATGTTTCGTTGAATGTGAATGCGGAGAGGAACGCCCATCAATTGCTTTCCTTGCTTAAACAGCGCGAAGGTACAGCCCGCCTATTGGTGGTTGGTGGCGGCGTGGTCGGTGCTGGCTTGGGCGAAGTTTTGGAAGATCCCAACATTGAAGTCGTCGAGACCGACGTTTCTTGGGGACCGCAAACCCAGTTGATCTGCGATGCCCATGACCTTCCGTTTCAAGACGAAGTTTTTGACGCGGTCGTCGTGCAAGCGGTGCTGGAACATGTGGTCGATCCGGTTCGCTGCGTCAATGAAATCTATCGCGTAATGAAAAGTGATGGCGTCGTGTACGCCGATACGCCATTTATCCAGCAAGTGCATGGTCGGCAGTATGACTTCACCCGGTTCACCCGCCTGGGACATCGCCGCTTGTTTCGCCACTTTGAAGAAATCGATAGCGGCATCAGCTGCGGACCTGGCGTAGCGTTGGCCTGGTCGCTGCGTTACTTCCTGCTCAGTTTCTTTTCCTCGGAAAGGATGCGCGGCATCGTCAGCTTCGGCTCACGCATTTCCTTTTTCTGGCTGAAATATTTCGATTACTACCTCGCCCGCAAGAAGCAAGCGCTGGACGCCGCCTCAGCCTTTTTCTTTTTGGGGAAGAAGAGTCCGTTGATTTTGTCCGACCGGGAGTTGCTTTCGGATTATCAGGGCGGGTTCTAG